The Kordia sp. SMS9 DNA window AAAAAGTTATTGCTCTTGGTTTTAATCATGTGTTGCCAGCCAAATAAGATGCGATACGAAGGCGTTTTTACAGGCTTCGAGTTTTCTGCATACATGCGAATATGCGGTTGAAATGAAAGATAAAAAGCGTTTCCAGCTTTATTGTCGTCACTTTGCATCCTTTCAATAATATCATTGATAATACTGTAATACACTACAGGTTTTGCATCAAAAATGATATCTTCTTGCGAATTCATGTTTGACAAATACCCAAGTGCTGGTTTTACAGCAATCGGATAAAAATCGTTAAATGCATTGGAACCGTTTTTAGTTTCCTTAGAAACTTCATCTGTATCAGAAGTTTGTGCAAAACTTACTTGAAATAACAAAAGGCATGTGAGAGTAAGTACTTTTTTCATGAGTGCGTGTATTCGTTAACTTTTTTAAATGTAGGAAAAAAGTTGGTTTCTTGCCAAAGTTCAATCTATGAATTGTTACTTTGACTTGATGAATTCCTTTTATGAATTTGTAAAAATTACGTGAAACTACGTTGCCAACACTTTCAGATATTTTGCTACTTTTAGAAAAAATTATTTCCATGGGATATCCAAAAGAAATCTTGATCATACGACATGCAGAAAAACCTGCTGAAGCAACAAATGAAAACTTATCCACCAAAGGGTACGAACGCGCCGCCGCACTCGCCTACTATCTCCCAGCTACTTTTGGTACAATTGACCATGTTTTTGCGGCTGGTGTCGGATTGAAAAGTCCAAGCAAACGTCCTGTAGAAACCGTAACTCCTTTGGCTACTCGTTTTCATAAAAAAATTCATGACGGATTTTTAAAGTATCAATATCCAGAAATGGTGACACATATTTTTGATGATCATACGTATACCGATTCCAACATCGTAATTGCATGGCAACATACCGATATTGAAGCAATTGCAACTGCTTTTGGCACTAAAGATGTTCCTATTACTCCATGGGCAGAAGCCTGTTTTGATTTGGTTTGGAAACTTACATATAATGGCGATAAAACATATTCGCTGACACAAATTCCGCAATTATTAATGTATGGCGATACGGACCAAACGATTGTAGATCCTGTAGAAAAAACATTCTGTCAAGAATTGCAAACTATGGATCCACGTGATTTATTTGGCTCGCAAATACCTGTTCCCGCAGGAAACTTCCCAAACATTACCATGACATGTGTCTTTCAAGTTCCAAATGCCAATGTTCCTAAAGGAGTAACGGAACAATATATATTTGTAGGCGCAGGTTTTTTACTTTCAGAAAAAGTCATTATCAACAATCAAATTGCAGCAATATTGAATGTTGCCGTTGAAGCAAATGATGCAAAAGATTTAGAAATTCCGTTCTCTGATCCACGAATAGATAATAGAGCTGCGTTACCTTTTGACAAAGCTGCTAATGAAAATTATTACCTCAATCAACTGCGTAAAGTCGGTTTGGCAAACAACAACGAAAATGAAATCAATACGTTAGTTGCTGCGGTATTGGAAGCGGAACAATTACTCAATTTTCCATCGCCAACACAACAAAAGGCTGACGGAAAGACTGATTTCTATGCACAAGGAAACTTAGTGATTCATTGTGACGATGGCGGAAGTCGTGCTGTAACGGTTGCCGCATTATACTTGTATTACAAATATTATGTGCAAACGGATGTTCCGTTTGTAGATGTCTATAAAAATATGATCGCTTTGCGCTGGAATCATTCCGTGAACAATCACCCTACACAGGGAATTTGTGAAAATGCCTACGAAGTCTTGAGTACGTATGCGGCACTATTTCCAGAACCAATTCGTAAACTATCATAATTTAATGTGAGTTCGATACAACTAACACCACATTTAACTGATTTTTAAGTACTTATAACAAGTATCAAATCGAGTGCAGTCAAGATTCGATTGAAACGCACAGTTTTCTAGTGTTCTCGACTGCGATCGAACGGACAAAGACCTATTCTTTAGTAAATTATGAATAATATGACGATTTCTTACGTCGAACTTACGTTAAATTAAAATAGAAATCTATGGCATTCCCGTAATTCAAAACGAGGAAACTTATATAATTTTAGGGAATAACTTAAAATTATTAAATCATGAAAAAACAAAAATTAAAAAAATTCCTGTTTCTCAACTTACTATGAAAAAGATTGTGGGAGGTGGTGAATCAGATTTCAATACTGTTTGTCCAATGTGTGCAGGACAAAAATAACAGCTATTTAGAAATACAACAAAAGCTTTCAGTGAACTGGAAGCTTTTTTTATGAACTTCATGTGATAATTTGAATTCTAGGGAAACAAACCAAAAATTTGAATATATTTGAGAATACAATGATACCAATTATGAAAAAAACACTTCTTGCCTACTTTTTACTGGCTTTCTCCTTTGTAAATGCGCAACACGGACTTGAAAAAGATATTGACGCTATTGAATCGAAAGTCATTGAATGGCGACGCGATTTTCACGAAAATCCAGAATTATCAAATAGAGAATTTAAAACGGCTGAAAAAATAGCAAAACATTTAAAATCGCTTGGTATTGAAGTACAAAAAGGCGTGGCACATACAGGCGTAGTTGGCGTTTTAAAAGGTGATTTGCCAGGGAAAGTCATTGCATTACGCGCCGATATTGACGCGCTTCCCGTAACAGAACGCACAGATGTTTCTTTTAAATCTACCGTAAGAACAACGTTTAACGGCGTAGAAACGGGCGTAATGCATGCCTGTGGACACGATACGCACACTGCGATTCTCATGGGAGTTGCTGAAATCTTTTCCAAACATAAAGACAAAATAAGAGGAACGATAAAGTTCATTTTTCAACCTGCGGAAGAAGGTGCGCCCAAAGGTGAAGAAGGCGGCGCAGAACTCATGGTAAAAGAAGGTGTGTTAAAAAATCCGGATGTTGATGCCATTTTCGGATTGCATATCAGTGCAGGATATGATGTAGGAACCATCAGTTACAAATCTGGAGGAATTATGGCAGCTTCACAAAGCTTTGAAATCAACATCAAAGGAAAGCAAAGTCACGGTTCAAGACCTTGGACAAGTGTGGATCCGATTGTAACAAGTGCCAAAATCATTGACGGTTTGCAAACCATCATCAGTAGAGAATCTGAATTGACAAAAGAAGGCGCTGTTATTACTGTGGGAAAAATTACAAGCGGCGTACGAAGTAATATTATTCCTGAAAAAGCACAACTCATCGGAACCATTCGTACGTTAGATTATGACATGCAAGCATTCATCAATCAACGCATGAAAGAAATGGTTCCCGCAATCGCTAAAGCATACAGAGCAGAAGCTACGATTGAGATTGCCAAAGGCTATCCAATTACGTACAACGATCCGCAATTAACTGCACAAATGTTGCCGTCACTACAAAAAGCGGCAGGAACAGAAAATGTCATAGAAATTAAAGCAATTA harbors:
- a CDS encoding amidohydrolase, whose translation is MKKTLLAYFLLAFSFVNAQHGLEKDIDAIESKVIEWRRDFHENPELSNREFKTAEKIAKHLKSLGIEVQKGVAHTGVVGVLKGDLPGKVIALRADIDALPVTERTDVSFKSTVRTTFNGVETGVMHACGHDTHTAILMGVAEIFSKHKDKIRGTIKFIFQPAEEGAPKGEEGGAELMVKEGVLKNPDVDAIFGLHISAGYDVGTISYKSGGIMAASQSFEINIKGKQSHGSRPWTSVDPIVTSAKIIDGLQTIISRESELTKEGAVITVGKITSGVRSNIIPEKAQLIGTIRTLDYDMQAFINQRMKEMVPAIAKAYRAEATIEIAKGYPITYNDPQLTAQMLPSLQKAAGTENVIEIKAITGAEDFSFFQKEVPGLYFFLGGKPLEQEATSHHTPDFYIDESGMKLGVKTFVQLTLDYLNN